A stretch of Aerococcus urinaehominis DNA encodes these proteins:
- a CDS encoding methionine ABC transporter ATP-binding protein, with amino-acid sequence MIDLNQVSVTFTRDDGQTVDAVKDVNLSIKKGEIFGVIGYSGAGKSTLVRTINMLQRPTEGKVIVNGKDITAMDESNLRQARQKIGMIFQHFNLMEARTVADNVLFPLKYSDLSKQEKAAKVESLLELVGLADRADAYPAQLSGGQKQRVAIARALANDPDVLLCDEATSALDPKTTASILELLKNVNDQLGITIVIITHEMSVIKEICNRVAVMQNGHVIEEDSIFNIFTHAQADLTKSFIESASPTEKGINNVLAHPDLLNINANDRVVRLNFSGSSTGEPLIATLTERFSVRANILFANVEILQEIPVGTLLVSLEGDVDNVQEALDFIKASDINVYEYHNIFQESAGEA; translated from the coding sequence ATGATTGATTTAAATCAAGTCTCGGTTACCTTTACCCGAGATGATGGCCAAACAGTCGATGCTGTTAAGGATGTCAACCTATCCATTAAAAAGGGAGAAATCTTTGGTGTCATTGGTTATTCTGGTGCTGGCAAATCAACCCTAGTACGGACAATAAATATGCTACAAAGACCAACTGAGGGTAAAGTTATTGTCAATGGTAAGGATATTACGGCCATGGATGAAAGTAACTTACGTCAGGCGCGACAAAAAATAGGTATGATCTTCCAACACTTTAATCTGATGGAAGCCCGGACGGTTGCTGATAACGTTCTATTTCCCCTTAAATATTCTGATTTAAGTAAGCAGGAAAAAGCAGCTAAGGTAGAATCTTTATTGGAATTGGTTGGTCTAGCTGATCGGGCTGATGCATATCCTGCTCAGCTATCAGGGGGCCAAAAGCAGCGGGTAGCGATTGCGCGTGCTTTAGCCAATGACCCTGACGTTTTGCTTTGTGATGAAGCAACCTCTGCTTTAGACCCTAAAACCACTGCGTCAATATTAGAATTATTGAAGAACGTTAACGACCAGTTGGGCATTACGATTGTAATTATTACGCATGAGATGTCTGTTATTAAGGAAATATGTAACCGGGTTGCTGTCATGCAAAATGGCCATGTGATTGAAGAAGATTCTATCTTTAATATCTTTACCCATGCCCAAGCTGACCTAACCAAAAGCTTTATTGAGTCTGCTTCTCCTACTGAAAAAGGTATCAACAACGTTTTAGCTCATCCAGACTTATTAAATATTAATGCTAATGACCGGGTAGTTCGTCTAAACTTCTCGGGAAGTTCAACCGGGGAACCACTAATTGCTACCCTGACCGAACGCTTTTCTGTGCGTGCCAATATTCTATTTGCCAATGTAGAAATTTTGCAAGAAATCCCAGTGGGGACGCTGTTGGTTAGTTTAGAAGGTGATGTTGATAATGTTCAGGAGGCACTAGACTTTATAAAAGCTTCTGATATCAATGTCTATGAATACCACAACATTTTTCAAGAAAGTGCGGGTGAGGCCTAA
- a CDS encoding methionine ABC transporter permease, which yields MNFLENLMPNVMEIPEEFVQATIETLYMTLITCIVAFLLGLLVGIALVLTQPGGLKANKVVYSILDKLVNIFRSIPFVIMMALLVGVTRALVGTSIGTTAAIVPLVVATIPFYARQIQNALVEVNPGVIEAAQAMGTPTGDIVTRVYLKEALPGIVRVSALSIINVIGLTAMAGTIGGGGLGNLAITRGYNRFQGDVTLVSTIIILVIVFISQALADRYVKRIEH from the coding sequence ATGAATTTTCTGGAAAACTTAATGCCTAATGTCATGGAGATTCCTGAAGAGTTTGTCCAAGCGACAATTGAAACCTTGTATATGACTCTGATTACTTGTATCGTAGCCTTTTTACTAGGTTTACTAGTCGGGATTGCCCTAGTCTTGACCCAACCAGGTGGTCTCAAAGCCAATAAAGTAGTTTACAGTATTTTAGATAAATTAGTGAACATCTTCCGTTCAATTCCTTTTGTCATAATGATGGCACTTTTAGTTGGTGTAACTAGGGCCTTGGTGGGTACTTCGATTGGGACTACAGCTGCTATAGTGCCCCTAGTTGTTGCAACAATTCCTTTTTATGCACGTCAAATTCAAAACGCTTTGGTGGAAGTGAACCCTGGTGTTATTGAAGCTGCTCAAGCTATGGGCACTCCGACTGGTGATATTGTTACTCGCGTTTATTTAAAAGAAGCCCTGCCTGGTATCGTGAGGGTATCTGCTTTATCAATAATCAATGTTATTGGCTTGACGGCTATGGCTGGTACTATTGGCGGTGGTGGCTTGGGTAATCTGGCAATTACCCGGGGTTACAACCGCTTCCAAGGGGATGTCACCTTGGTATCGACAATTATTATTTTAGTAATTGTTTTTATTTCGCAGGCATTAGCAGATCGTTATGTTAAACGGATTGAGCATTAA
- a CDS encoding MetQ/NlpA family ABC transporter substrate-binding protein — translation MKKWQKIILTGFAALGLVACGNKDAVDNEDNNQVKVGVVGDVEREVWEDVAERAKNQGIDLQVEVFADYVQPNEALADGSLDINAFQHQAFLADFVTNKGADLVPIGYTYISPMAAYSNNIKDLAEINQGAKVVIPNDATNGGRALLLLQQAGLIKLDDTAGLTPALSDIVENSKNLNIIEVDAAQVPRSLEDAEVVIANTNFAVDAGLNPFKDGIFVDTDDLSQVVQYRCVIASRTEDAENEKLKQVVALYQSPETEAKIKEVTNNADQKAWSDRDDAQADFQNILSQVKK, via the coding sequence ATGAAAAAATGGCAAAAAATTATATTAACTGGCTTTGCAGCTTTGGGCTTAGTAGCCTGTGGCAATAAAGATGCTGTTGATAATGAGGATAATAATCAAGTAAAAGTAGGTGTCGTTGGTGATGTGGAGCGTGAGGTCTGGGAAGATGTGGCCGAACGCGCTAAAAATCAAGGTATTGACTTGCAAGTTGAAGTTTTTGCTGATTATGTGCAACCCAATGAAGCCCTGGCAGATGGCTCTCTAGATATCAACGCTTTCCAGCACCAAGCGTTTTTAGCTGACTTTGTCACTAATAAAGGAGCAGATTTAGTGCCTATTGGTTATACCTATATTTCACCAATGGCAGCTTATTCAAATAACATTAAAGATTTAGCTGAAATTAACCAGGGTGCTAAGGTTGTTATTCCTAATGACGCGACTAATGGCGGGCGTGCACTCTTACTTTTGCAACAAGCTGGTCTAATTAAATTAGATGATACAGCTGGTCTAACACCAGCCTTATCAGATATTGTAGAAAACAGTAAAAATCTGAATATTATTGAAGTAGATGCGGCCCAAGTACCACGCTCACTAGAGGACGCTGAGGTGGTCATTGCTAATACCAACTTTGCAGTCGATGCTGGTTTAAATCCTTTTAAAGATGGTATTTTTGTCGATACTGATGATCTAAGTCAGGTTGTCCAATATCGGTGTGTAATTGCTAGCCGGACTGAGGATGCTGAAAACGAAAAGCTCAAGCAGGTAGTTGCACTTTATCAATCACCTGAGACAGAGGCTAAGATTAAGGAAGTTACTAATAATGCAGACCAAAAGGCTTGGAGTGATCGTGATGATGCTCAAGCTGATTTCCAAAATATTTTAAGCCAGGTTAAAAAATAG
- a CDS encoding lipoyl protein ligase domain-containing protein — MRYVTYENDQKLITDPSWNIAFEEYMMSQADLGEDIFLSYINEPVVVLGRYQYWPFQVNADYLEENHVKLVRRFAAGGASYQDLGCLNFAYMAPGDHQQAWTTTDLLAPIMTALQHLGVDGVALRNRSNLLVDGQQFATTSSYHIQGRLVVHGTIMFDADLIRLRHALQPTMTQLTSPGLKSRPASVTNIQPYLGDDFQMIGIKQFRDALLKQIFSQRGKSQVESYKLQAADRQAIKNLQRSFTGQASWNQPEIKGLELHRFSNTLAGHIHFNFSIRHGKITKLRLYGDFIGSQSPDTLVADLQGAEYKPDALKVIFDRHPLAEIFGPVTSAELVRIMY; from the coding sequence ATGCGATATGTTACTTATGAAAACGACCAAAAATTAATTACTGATCCCAGTTGGAACATTGCTTTTGAGGAATATATGATGAGTCAGGCCGACTTGGGCGAGGATATCTTTCTTTCCTATATCAATGAACCTGTAGTTGTCCTCGGTCGCTATCAATATTGGCCCTTTCAGGTTAATGCTGATTATTTAGAAGAGAATCATGTCAAATTAGTTAGGCGATTTGCTGCGGGCGGCGCATCCTACCAAGATTTGGGCTGTTTAAATTTTGCCTATATGGCTCCTGGTGACCACCAACAGGCTTGGACGACTACTGATCTTCTGGCACCCATAATGACAGCCCTTCAGCATTTGGGCGTTGATGGGGTAGCGTTAAGAAATCGGTCTAATCTGCTGGTTGATGGTCAACAGTTTGCTACAACTTCTAGCTACCATATTCAGGGACGGCTAGTCGTGCATGGTACCATCATGTTTGATGCAGATCTAATTCGTTTGCGCCACGCTTTACAACCCACCATGACACAGCTAACCAGCCCTGGCTTAAAATCTAGGCCAGCTAGTGTGACTAATATCCAACCCTATTTGGGGGATGATTTCCAGATGATAGGGATTAAACAGTTCCGCGATGCGTTACTAAAACAAATATTTAGCCAAAGAGGCAAAAGTCAGGTAGAGAGTTATAAGCTTCAAGCAGCTGACCGACAAGCTATAAAAAATCTGCAGCGCAGTTTTACGGGTCAAGCCAGCTGGAATCAACCAGAAATAAAAGGGCTGGAACTGCATCGGTTTTCAAATACATTAGCAGGACATATACATTTTAACTTTAGTATTAGGCATGGAAAAATTACCAAGTTACGTCTCTATGGTGATTTTATCGGAAGTCAATCTCCAGATACCTTGGTTGCCGACCTGCAAGGGGCAGAATATAAGCCTGATGCGCTCAAAGTAATTTTTGACCGACATCCCTTGGCAGAAATCTTTGGTCCGGTAACGAGCGCGGAATTAGTCAGGATCATGTATTAA
- a CDS encoding adaptor protein MecA: MEMEYINENTIKVFIDANDLLEHNISFIDIMQNQSSVENFFMNILEEVDVSKKFQHSDAITFQVMPKNNGIDLYISKSDADREAKGMETLHTMLEAVSQEEDKPEKTVEATLPIIEDTYLVKIVLGFDHFDQVLEFAQVLDLEAANDLYLLNNKYYLLVSFDRSEYMTNEIYDAIYRLLEFTQISPINLAVLAEHGKKLIADNACLFLKNKFS, from the coding sequence ATGGAAATGGAATATATTAATGAAAATACAATCAAGGTCTTCATCGATGCCAATGACTTACTCGAACATAATATCTCTTTTATCGATATTATGCAAAACCAGAGTTCCGTAGAAAATTTCTTCATGAATATTCTTGAAGAAGTCGATGTTTCAAAAAAATTTCAACATTCAGACGCGATTACTTTTCAAGTGATGCCAAAAAATAATGGCATAGACTTGTATATCAGCAAAAGCGATGCAGACCGTGAAGCTAAGGGTATGGAGACCCTTCATACGATGCTTGAAGCTGTTAGCCAGGAAGAAGACAAGCCAGAAAAAACAGTAGAGGCCACTCTTCCGATAATTGAGGATACTTATTTAGTTAAAATAGTATTGGGCTTTGACCACTTTGACCAAGTTTTAGAATTTGCCCAAGTGCTAGATTTAGAGGCGGCAAATGATCTTTATTTATTAAATAACAAGTACTACCTACTTGTTAGCTTTGACCGATCTGAATACATGACTAACGAAATATATGATGCAATATATCGCTTGTTAGAATTCACTCAAATTAGTCCAATCAACCTAGCCGTCCTGGCTGAGCATGGTAAAAAATTAATAGCTGATAATGCTTGTCTCTTTTTAAAAAATAAATTTAGCTAA
- the spxA gene encoding transcriptional regulator SpxA — translation MVKLYSSPSCTSCRKARAWLEAHEIPYTEQNIFQEPLTVKDIKEILRMTENGTEEIISTRSKAFQALDIDLEDINLNELFDLIQANPGLLRRPILLDEKRLQVGYNEDEIRRFLPREVRALELQKSLADIG, via the coding sequence ATGGTAAAACTTTATTCATCACCAAGCTGTACCTCATGCCGAAAAGCTCGGGCCTGGTTAGAGGCGCACGAGATTCCATATACGGAGCAAAATATTTTCCAAGAACCATTGACAGTAAAGGATATTAAAGAAATTCTAAGAATGACTGAAAATGGCACAGAAGAAATTATTTCCACCCGCTCTAAAGCTTTCCAAGCTTTAGATATTGACTTAGAAGATATTAATTTAAACGAATTATTCGACTTAATTCAAGCTAATCCAGGACTGCTTCGTCGTCCCATCTTATTAGACGAAAAACGCCTGCAGGTTGGTTACAATGAGGACGAAATTCGTCGCTTCTTACCACGTGAAGTACGTGCTTTAGAATTACAAAAATCTTTAGCAGATATCGGCTAA
- the trpS gene encoding tryptophan--tRNA ligase: protein MERIFSGVQPSGIPTIGNYVGALKQFVDLQNEYETYYCVVNQHAITVPQNPAKLREQTRSLAALYLALGVDPNQATVFVQSDVPAHAQAAWMVECLTPLGQLERMTQYKDKVQKQQSVQAGLLTYPALMVADIILYQANLVPVGDDQTQHIELTRDFVDRFNRDFAPKGKEILTRPERYTPKSGGRIMSLQDPTSKMSKSDSNQKAFISLLDEPKQVTKKIKSAVTDSSGVISYDPEEKAGISNLLTIYQAFSGQTLASLVDQYANSGYGQFKADLAEVIISVLEPMQAKYQKLYQSSDLDDILRQGASQAKELANQTLADMEAAIGFSYKL from the coding sequence ATGGAAAGAATTTTTTCGGGTGTCCAACCTAGTGGGATTCCGACAATTGGTAATTATGTAGGAGCCCTAAAACAATTTGTGGATCTCCAGAATGAGTATGAAACTTATTATTGCGTGGTTAACCAACATGCGATTACGGTTCCTCAAAATCCTGCTAAGCTAAGAGAACAGACCCGTAGCTTAGCCGCCCTCTATCTAGCTTTAGGTGTGGATCCCAATCAAGCGACAGTTTTTGTGCAGAGTGATGTACCAGCCCATGCCCAAGCAGCTTGGATGGTGGAGTGTTTAACACCTCTGGGTCAATTAGAGCGTATGACGCAATATAAGGACAAGGTGCAAAAGCAACAATCAGTGCAGGCTGGTTTACTTACCTATCCAGCTTTGATGGTGGCTGACATAATTCTCTACCAGGCCAACCTTGTACCAGTGGGAGACGACCAAACCCAGCATATAGAGCTGACGCGTGACTTTGTTGACCGTTTTAACCGTGATTTTGCACCGAAAGGGAAAGAGATTTTAACGCGACCAGAGCGTTATACGCCAAAATCTGGGGGACGGATTATGAGTTTGCAGGACCCAACCAGTAAAATGTCTAAATCTGATTCTAATCAAAAGGCTTTTATTTCGCTTTTAGATGAACCTAAGCAGGTGACCAAAAAAATAAAAAGTGCAGTTACTGATTCTTCTGGAGTAATTTCTTATGACCCTGAAGAAAAAGCGGGTATTTCTAATCTATTGACTATTTATCAAGCTTTTTCTGGACAAACACTTGCTAGCTTAGTTGACCAATATGCAAATTCTGGCTACGGACAATTTAAAGCGGATCTGGCTGAAGTAATTATTTCGGTCTTGGAACCAATGCAAGCTAAATACCAAAAATTATATCAATCTAGTGATTTAGATGATATTTTGCGCCAAGGTGCAAGTCAAGCTAAAGAGCTAGCTAACCAAACTTTGGCTGACATGGAAGCAGCCATCGGTTTTTCATATAAACTCTAA
- a CDS encoding competence protein CoiA translates to MFYAKDGLGNWVRADEVIGATNSGPYFCPKCEQVLQFKAGTKRRPYFAHQISSVNQMSKGESSQHRLAKEDLYQNLSQSGYQVRMEVDLKKVDRRADLLIEDQAKLYSWEIQYALLSSSDSRAREEDHLQVGCQLIWLLGQDSPHYRYNKCVLDRLTNFMTYHQQLGWFVAYYQGAQLPLKLVALDLWGKPYRSYLIQPADYLHLLGDLGRNYQLGHPQRPLANPNIRVEAFIKRCLLSRNACDRKLLIFLYQHGTSLQSLPVKIFQWQRKLLFFKQDLWQVLTYLYVLGPKLPTRERHQAVLDQLDFRPHARANCGLYLDFISWLEGQGFY, encoded by the coding sequence ATGTTTTATGCTAAGGATGGTCTAGGAAATTGGGTCCGTGCTGATGAGGTTATAGGAGCAACTAATAGCGGCCCTTACTTCTGTCCTAAATGTGAACAAGTACTGCAATTTAAAGCAGGTACTAAGCGACGGCCTTATTTTGCTCACCAAATTAGCTCAGTAAATCAAATGTCTAAGGGAGAATCCAGCCAGCATCGTCTGGCTAAGGAGGATTTATATCAAAATCTAAGCCAATCTGGTTACCAGGTCCGTATGGAAGTAGATTTGAAGAAAGTTGATCGTCGAGCTGATCTTTTAATAGAGGACCAAGCAAAATTATATAGCTGGGAAATCCAATATGCGCTCTTGTCCAGTAGTGATAGCCGAGCACGAGAGGAAGACCACCTACAAGTAGGGTGCCAGCTAATTTGGCTACTAGGCCAGGATAGTCCGCACTATCGATATAACAAATGTGTCTTAGATCGTCTGACTAATTTTATGACCTACCACCAGCAGCTAGGTTGGTTTGTTGCTTATTACCAGGGTGCGCAATTACCATTGAAGTTAGTGGCTTTGGACTTGTGGGGCAAGCCCTATCGGTCGTATTTAATTCAGCCAGCGGATTATTTGCATTTATTAGGGGATTTGGGAAGAAATTACCAACTGGGTCACCCCCAGCGCCCGCTTGCCAATCCCAACATTAGAGTTGAAGCTTTTATCAAACGATGTTTGCTCTCTAGAAATGCTTGTGACCGTAAATTATTAATTTTTCTTTATCAGCATGGCACGAGTTTGCAAAGCTTGCCAGTTAAAATATTTCAGTGGCAAAGAAAACTGCTTTTTTTTAAACAGGATCTTTGGCAGGTCTTAACTTACTTGTATGTATTAGGACCGAAATTACCAACTAGGGAGCGCCACCAAGCTGTGCTTGACCAATTAGACTTCCGACCTCATGCTAGGGCTAATTGTGGCTTGTATCTTGACTTTATTAGCTGGCTTGAGGGACAAGGATTTTATTAA
- the pepF gene encoding oligoendopeptidase F — translation MTIKEAKPRSQTPEADTWDLTSIYQDDDQARQEMANLADLLADFQGYQGQLSQGKDQVLAALADLAKLSRQLEKVYVYAHLKHDQDTTNEDYLQLDASAQSLAAQVAEQLAWFTPELLALDQDLLNDLAQVPGYEHYFDTLLRQKNHILPADQEALLAGASEIFNNPSQTFSMLNNADLKFGSVTIDGRPVDLTHGSYGVMLESKDREVRRTAFNQLYQHYDQVKYTLAATMSGNIKSHNYLAKVYGFASARERALFQNNIPLAVYDELVATVNDNLHLLHDFVAYRKDQLGLDEVEMYDMYTPLAGQAPLKYSFEEAKEVVLAALAPLGDQYINDLKQAFDQRWIDVYENIGKRSGAYSSGAYDTNPYILLNWQDSLNDLYTLVHELGHSMHSYYTRKNQDYIYGDYSIFVAEVASTTNENLLTEYLLNTVKDKDAQIYILNHYLDGVKGTVFRQTQFAEFEQFMHESEAKGQALTADYLTNHYESLNRKYYGPSLSNDETIGLEWARIPHFYMNYYVYQYATGFCAATALAERILGEDGSAVNDYLAFLAAGSSDYPIKVMQQAGVDMTNPNYIQATMNKFEARFSQLRTLLAK, via the coding sequence ATGACGATTAAAGAAGCCAAGCCGAGATCACAAACCCCAGAAGCTGATACCTGGGATTTAACTAGTATCTATCAGGATGATGACCAAGCTAGGCAAGAGATGGCGAATTTAGCTGATTTATTAGCTGATTTTCAAGGCTATCAAGGCCAATTGAGCCAGGGCAAAGATCAGGTACTAGCTGCTTTAGCTGATCTAGCAAAGCTGAGCCGCCAACTAGAAAAAGTTTACGTCTATGCCCATTTAAAGCATGATCAAGACACAACTAATGAAGATTATTTACAGTTAGACGCTAGTGCCCAGAGTCTAGCTGCCCAGGTGGCTGAGCAATTAGCTTGGTTTACACCTGAATTACTGGCCTTAGACCAAGACCTCTTAAATGACCTTGCTCAAGTACCGGGCTATGAGCATTATTTTGATACTTTATTGAGACAAAAGAATCATATTTTGCCGGCTGACCAAGAGGCGCTCTTGGCTGGGGCTAGTGAGATTTTTAATAATCCTAGTCAAACTTTTTCTATGCTAAATAATGCCGACCTTAAATTTGGTAGTGTTACCATTGATGGTCGTCCAGTTGACCTAACACATGGTAGCTATGGTGTGATGCTGGAAAGTAAAGATCGAGAGGTTAGACGAACTGCTTTTAACCAACTCTATCAGCACTATGACCAAGTGAAGTACACCTTAGCAGCTACAATGTCAGGTAATATAAAGAGTCATAACTATCTGGCTAAAGTATATGGATTTGCTAGTGCACGTGAGCGTGCGCTCTTTCAGAATAATATTCCCTTGGCTGTATATGATGAGTTGGTCGCAACTGTTAATGACAATCTTCATCTTTTACACGACTTTGTTGCTTATCGCAAAGATCAATTAGGCCTAGATGAGGTTGAAATGTATGATATGTATACGCCTCTAGCTGGCCAAGCTCCTTTGAAATATAGTTTTGAAGAAGCAAAAGAGGTAGTCTTGGCAGCTCTAGCACCTTTGGGGGACCAATATATTAACGATCTTAAGCAGGCTTTTGACCAGCGTTGGATAGATGTATATGAAAATATTGGCAAACGCTCAGGTGCTTATTCATCTGGTGCTTATGATACTAATCCCTATATCTTACTTAATTGGCAAGATTCCTTAAATGATCTTTACACCTTGGTCCATGAATTAGGGCATTCAATGCATTCTTACTATACGCGTAAAAATCAAGACTATATTTATGGCGATTACTCAATATTTGTGGCTGAAGTTGCTTCAACAACTAATGAAAATCTACTAACTGAGTACTTGCTAAATACTGTTAAGGATAAGGATGCCCAGATTTATATTCTGAATCATTACTTGGATGGTGTGAAGGGCACAGTCTTCAGACAGACTCAATTTGCTGAATTTGAACAGTTTATGCATGAGAGTGAAGCTAAGGGTCAAGCGCTAACGGCTGACTATCTAACTAATCATTATGAGTCCTTAAATCGTAAGTACTATGGTCCTTCCTTATCAAATGATGAAACAATTGGCTTAGAGTGGGCCCGGATTCCGCATTTCTACATGAATTATTATGTCTACCAATATGCGACAGGTTTCTGCGCAGCCACCGCTTTAGCTGAACGAATTCTAGGTGAAGATGGAAGTGCCGTCAATGATTATTTAGCCTTTTTAGCAGCTGGTTCTAGCGATTATCCGATTAAGGTCATGCAACAAGCCGGCGTTGATATGACTAATCCAAACTATATTCAAGCTACCATGAATAAGTTTGAAGCACGCTTTAGCCAGTTAAGGACTTTACTGGCAAAATAG
- a CDS encoding DsbA family protein, whose translation MTDLDHQDHKAVDENIFELFLFVNPLGSACYNCEQEILKFISETDKRVFFRFITFHNFQLVNQYLAMSKQETLSLADRNILFKTMQQVALGYRAALFQGKKLGREYLLRMQKHFSILGEEYSLERSIALMADTKLDIDMFLEDIESDFVKEDYLNDQKLAMQMQIRTNPSLVLFDNNNFQYGLRIESDITADHLHKLTSGQACIKYNQEPTCDAVQSNKSTGQLIKLSDYSGKPL comes from the coding sequence ATGACAGACTTGGACCACCAAGACCATAAAGCGGTTGATGAAAATATTTTTGAACTCTTTCTTTTTGTCAACCCCTTGGGTTCCGCCTGTTATAACTGTGAACAGGAAATTTTAAAATTTATTTCTGAAACAGATAAGCGCGTCTTCTTTCGCTTTATTACTTTTCATAATTTTCAACTGGTTAACCAATACCTAGCTATGTCTAAACAAGAAACGCTCAGCCTGGCTGACCGCAATATACTGTTTAAAACAATGCAGCAAGTTGCCTTAGGTTATCGAGCCGCCCTTTTCCAAGGCAAAAAGCTGGGGCGTGAATACCTATTACGTATGCAAAAGCATTTTAGCATCCTAGGAGAAGAATACAGTTTAGAGCGCTCTATAGCCCTAATGGCAGATACCAAACTAGATATTGATATGTTTTTAGAAGATATTGAATCCGATTTTGTTAAAGAGGATTATTTAAATGATCAAAAATTGGCCATGCAAATGCAAATCCGCACCAATCCATCCCTGGTCCTCTTCGATAATAATAACTTCCAATACGGTTTACGAATAGAAAGCGATATCACGGCTGACCATCTCCATAAACTTACTTCAGGTCAAGCCTGCATTAAATACAATCAAGAGCCAACTTGCGATGCTGTTCAATCAAATAAGTCCACCGGCCAGCTTATTAAGCTATCTGATTACTCAGGTAAGCCCCTATAG
- a CDS encoding CYTH domain-containing protein, translating to MSEEIEIEFKNMLTQAEYDLIYQSLDLSHVPAIYQVNSYFDQEAILADHGIAVRLRLADQQAEITLKHGQLDHQNIEINQPISLSKAQKIMAAACLDLPDTLVGYLNKVGIDNLYKLKQTGRFQTKRYQVNYQDQLLVLDQVNFGTSQDYELEMEVNDYELGSHTFNACLDYFKIPRRPSQPKVKRMKDSIN from the coding sequence ATGTCAGAAGAAATTGAAATTGAATTTAAAAACATGCTCACTCAGGCTGAGTATGACCTGATTTATCAAAGCTTGGATTTAAGTCATGTCCCAGCTATTTACCAGGTTAATAGCTATTTTGATCAAGAAGCTATCCTAGCTGACCACGGCATAGCCGTCCGCCTCAGACTAGCTGACCAACAAGCTGAAATCACTTTAAAACATGGCCAGTTGGACCACCAAAATATAGAAATCAACCAGCCAATTAGCCTGTCTAAGGCCCAGAAAATAATGGCCGCAGCTTGCCTGGATTTACCGGACACTTTAGTAGGCTATTTAAATAAAGTTGGTATCGATAACTTGTATAAACTTAAACAAACGGGCCGCTTTCAAACTAAGCGTTACCAAGTTAACTACCAAGACCAGTTATTGGTCCTTGATCAGGTCAACTTTGGAACTTCCCAGGATTATGAGCTCGAAATGGAAGTGAACGATTATGAGTTGGGTAGCCATACTTTTAATGCCTGTCTAGATTATTTTAAGATTCCGCGCCGGCCTAGTCAGCCTAAAGTAAAGCGGATGAAAGATTCTATTAACTAA
- a CDS encoding GTP pyrophosphokinase: protein MVRDWAEFLAPYGQAVEEMKVKLKGIRQEYRNQGKQAPIEFVTGRVKTPQSIMEKVRIRDIAPENFYNEMQDIGGLRIMCQFVEDIYTVVDHLKRRQDFQVILERDYVSHKKASGYRSYHVVVNYPVERVDGIKWVLIEIQIRTLAMNFWATIEHSLNYKYRGDYPEHLHRRLERAAEAAFSLDEEMSKIREEIHEAQHYFDSNRNPK, encoded by the coding sequence ATGGTTAGAGATTGGGCTGAGTTTTTGGCCCCCTATGGCCAAGCTGTTGAGGAAATGAAAGTAAAGTTAAAAGGAATTCGCCAGGAATATCGAAATCAAGGCAAACAAGCCCCTATTGAATTTGTAACTGGTCGTGTGAAGACTCCCCAATCTATCATGGAGAAGGTTAGAATTCGCGATATTGCACCAGAAAATTTTTATAATGAAATGCAAGATATTGGTGGGCTACGAATTATGTGCCAATTTGTTGAAGATATCTATACTGTTGTAGACCATTTGAAACGGCGCCAGGACTTTCAGGTTATTCTTGAAAGAGATTATGTCAGCCACAAAAAAGCCAGTGGTTATCGCTCCTACCATGTCGTAGTCAACTATCCTGTGGAACGTGTGGACGGCATAAAATGGGTGTTGATTGAAATACAAATCCGCACGCTCGCTATGAATTTTTGGGCAACAATTGAACACAGTTTAAATTATAAATATCGTGGTGACTACCCAGAGCATTTGCACCGTCGTTTAGAGCGGGCTGCTGAGGCTGCTTTTTCTCTTGATGAAGAAATGTCAAAAATTCGCGAAGAAATACACGAAGCCCAGCACTACTTTGATAGTAATCGCAATCCTAAATAG